Proteins from a single region of Nitratidesulfovibrio sp.:
- a CDS encoding flavodoxin family protein, with protein MKKVLILASSPRKGGNSDLLCEQFMQGAHGAGHEVETVYLRDRKIGHCLGCEHCRQHDGECILKDDMAGILDSMIAANVIVLATPVYFYTMNGQLKTLIDRTVAKYTEIRGKDFYFIVSAADGDEMMMARTIEEFRGFLYCLDEVEEQGVVLGVGAWKKGDIVGSRAMSHAHALGSGI; from the coding sequence ATGAAGAAGGTGCTGATTCTGGCGTCCAGCCCCCGCAAGGGCGGAAATTCCGACCTGCTGTGCGAACAGTTCATGCAGGGCGCGCACGGCGCGGGGCACGAGGTGGAGACGGTCTATTTGCGCGACAGGAAGATCGGCCATTGTCTGGGGTGCGAGCATTGCCGCCAACACGACGGAGAATGCATCCTGAAGGACGACATGGCGGGCATTCTCGATTCGATGATCGCCGCAAATGTGATCGTCTTGGCCACCCCGGTCTATTTCTACACCATGAACGGCCAGTTGAAGACCCTCATCGACAGGACCGTGGCCAAGTACACCGAGATCAGGGGCAAGGACTTTTACTTCATCGTCAGCGCAGCTGATGGCGACGAGATGATGATGGCGCGCACCATCGAGGAATTTCGTGGCTTTCTCTACTGTCTTGATGAGGTGGAGGAGCAAGGCGTGGTTCTTGGCGTTGGCGCGTGGAAGAAGGGAGATATCGTCGGAAGCCGGGCCATGTCCCACGCCCATGCGCTGGGCAGCGGAATTTAA